Proteins from one Bacteroides mediterraneensis genomic window:
- a CDS encoding toll/interleukin-1 receptor domain-containing protein, with protein sequence MFDVQIVKNEIARLKQLRADYDKLNISPCVHEAMEAYRRWYEESVVVFGHYFDDNNKEFVDFKNIDNNVDNGHVLKANYQNIRKDFCVLLDKLERGDIGGNSKVSAEKLPTKQLISGKRIFISHASKDRELVSKFVDSIILLGMGLESKIIAYTSRDDTGVIPGESIPQFIQNNMACADIVLLMISDNYKKSEVCLNEMGAAWALNRHIIQILLPNTSFDKLGWLESLNKAIKIDCNESIDTLCEVFSDKLGFVIKPSVWNRNKDAFISYCRSLSSTLLPSVMVSDIKELEDNEIEELGFLDYREQVDINVQTISEICCRLTDAMHKHTESLKTNTRRLQNINSSHPNISQARGVMQSAAKGMDDLSKEIEDDAMDLRDSFFRMIDNATKMKALIASENKESMNEEYAAINQLFISISNAKSGIVSFKKSIDILPKAERVINKSKRRLSNNLSSLIMILDECISKSQELLKSIL encoded by the coding sequence ATGTTTGATGTACAAATCGTAAAAAATGAGATTGCTAGGTTAAAACAGCTAAGAGCTGATTATGATAAATTAAATATAAGTCCTTGTGTTCATGAGGCAATGGAAGCATACCGTAGATGGTATGAAGAATCAGTTGTGGTCTTTGGCCATTATTTTGACGATAATAATAAAGAATTTGTTGACTTTAAAAATATAGATAATAATGTTGATAACGGTCATGTTTTAAAAGCTAACTATCAGAATATCCGAAAGGATTTTTGTGTGCTATTAGATAAACTGGAACGTGGAGATATTGGGGGAAATTCAAAAGTTTCTGCTGAAAAACTGCCAACAAAACAATTAATATCTGGAAAAAGAATTTTTATCAGTCATGCGTCAAAGGATAGAGAGTTGGTTAGTAAATTTGTAGATTCAATTATCCTTTTGGGGATGGGACTTGAATCTAAAATTATCGCTTATACATCTCGTGATGATACAGGGGTAATTCCAGGGGAAAGTATCCCTCAATTTATTCAAAACAATATGGCTTGTGCAGATATCGTATTATTAATGATATCCGATAATTACAAAAAGAGTGAAGTGTGTTTAAATGAAATGGGTGCAGCATGGGCATTAAACAGGCATATTATCCAAATTTTGCTACCTAATACTTCTTTTGATAAACTGGGATGGCTGGAGTCATTAAACAAGGCTATAAAAATTGATTGCAATGAGTCTATAGATACTCTTTGCGAGGTGTTCTCAGATAAATTAGGCTTTGTAATAAAACCTTCAGTGTGGAATAGAAATAAAGACGCATTTATATCATATTGCAGATCGTTATCATCAACCCTTTTACCATCTGTTATGGTATCCGATATAAAGGAGCTTGAGGATAATGAAATAGAGGAATTGGGATTCTTAGATTATAGAGAACAAGTGGATATTAATGTTCAAACTATATCTGAAATATGCTGTAGATTGACAGATGCTATGCATAAACACACTGAAAGTCTGAAAACTAATACTAGACGTTTGCAGAATATAAATTCTTCTCATCCTAATATATCGCAAGCAAGAGGAGTTATGCAGTCTGCAGCGAAAGGGATGGATGATTTGTCAAAGGAAATTGAAGATGATGCAATGGATTTAAGAGATTCATTTTTTCGTATGATTGATAATGCTACAAAAATGAAAGCTCTCATTGCATCAGAAAATAAAGAAAGTATGAATGAGGAATATGCTGCAATTAATCAATTGTTCATATCTATATCAAATGCAAAATCTGGTATTGTGAGTTTTAAAAAATCTATAGACATTTTACCGAAGGCAGAACGGGTGATAAATAAGTCTAAAAGACGTTTATCTAATAA
- a CDS encoding Cof-type HAD-IIB family hydrolase: MKYKLLALDLDGTLTNSKKVITPRTRETLLKAQEKGVKIILASGRPTYGIVPLAEQLELQKYEGYILAYNGGEITDWKTKEVICKNLLDPEVLPYLYECAKKNDFAIVTYDGEYVLTEKPDDEYVLKEALLNVMKIKKVDNFLEAVKHPIAKCLIVGDPTRLAVLEKEMYDHLKDRMGVFRSEPYFLELVPKGIDKALSLAGMLEKIGVSREEMIAIGDGFNDLSMIKYAGLGIAMANAQDVVKENADFITLSNEEDGVAYAAEKFILS; this comes from the coding sequence ATGAAATACAAACTATTAGCATTAGACCTCGACGGTACGCTTACCAACTCGAAAAAAGTAATCACCCCTCGCACCCGGGAAACGCTTCTTAAAGCACAGGAAAAAGGAGTAAAAATCATACTGGCTTCCGGACGGCCCACCTACGGCATCGTGCCCCTGGCCGAGCAGCTGGAGCTTCAGAAATACGAAGGATATATCCTGGCCTACAACGGCGGGGAAATCACCGACTGGAAAACCAAGGAAGTGATATGCAAGAACCTTCTCGACCCGGAGGTGCTTCCCTACCTGTATGAATGTGCCAAGAAGAACGATTTCGCCATCGTGACCTACGACGGGGAATATGTGCTGACCGAAAAGCCTGACGATGAATACGTGCTGAAAGAGGCGCTGCTCAACGTAATGAAAATCAAGAAGGTGGACAACTTTCTGGAGGCCGTGAAGCATCCCATTGCCAAATGCCTGATTGTGGGCGACCCTACCCGCCTGGCGGTACTGGAGAAAGAGATGTACGACCACCTGAAAGACCGCATGGGCGTGTTCCGCTCCGAGCCTTATTTCCTGGAACTGGTGCCGAAGGGCATCGACAAGGCCCTGTCGCTGGCGGGTATGCTGGAAAAGATTGGGGTGTCGCGCGAAGAAATGATTGCCATCGGCGACGGATTCAATGACCTGTCCATGATTAAATACGCCGGACTGGGGATTGCCATGGCCAACGCGCAGGACGTGGTAAAAGAAAACGCCGACTTCATCACTCTGTCGAATGAGGAAGACGGCGTGGCGTATGCGGCAGAAAAATTCATTCTGTCTTAG
- a CDS encoding ferredoxin domain-containing protein — MILNERDSRHEQVLQVAQQMMTAARTAPKGKGVDIIEVAMVTESNIRILSDTMKQMYEDNGFKFFLRDADNILQAECIVLIGTHSHPQGLDCGHCGYETCASRKEGVPCAINSVDVGIAIGSACSVAADHRVDTRVMFSAGLAAQQLDWLDGCTQVYAIPVSASSKNPFFDRKPKTE; from the coding sequence ATGATACTGAATGAAAGAGACAGCCGCCATGAACAAGTGTTGCAGGTGGCACAGCAGATGATGACGGCCGCCCGCACAGCCCCCAAGGGGAAGGGCGTGGACATCATAGAGGTGGCCATGGTGACGGAAAGCAACATCCGCATCTTGTCGGACACGATGAAGCAGATGTATGAAGACAATGGGTTTAAATTCTTCCTGCGGGACGCCGACAACATCCTGCAGGCGGAGTGCATTGTGCTGATAGGCACTCATTCACATCCGCAGGGGTTGGATTGCGGACATTGCGGGTATGAGACCTGTGCCAGCCGCAAGGAAGGAGTGCCTTGCGCCATCAATAGTGTGGATGTAGGCATCGCCATCGGGTCGGCCTGCTCCGTAGCCGCCGACCATCGGGTGGATACGCGGGTCATGTTTTCGGCCGGACTGGCAGCCCAGCAACTCGACTGGCTGGACGGATGCACCCAGGTGTATGCCATCCCCGTGAGCGCATCCTCCAAGAATCCGTTCTTCGACCGGAAGCCTAAGACAGAATGA
- a CDS encoding aminotransferase class I/II-fold pyridoxal phosphate-dependent enzyme has protein sequence MGLLQEKFSKFRLPQMYMERGVYPYFREIDSAQDTEVMMDGKKVLMFGSNSYMGLTHDQRIIDAAIAATRKYGTGCAGSRLLNGTLDIHVQLEKELAEFVGKDEALCFSTGFTVNEGVIPQLAGRGDYIICDDRDHASIVDGRRLSFATQLKYKHNDMEALEKELQKCEPDAVKLIVVDSVFSMEGDLANLPEIVRLKKKYNASIYVDEAHGLGVFGREGRGVCDHFGVTEDIDLIMGTFSKSLASIGGFVAGDKDVINWLRHNARSYIFQASNTPAATAAAREAIHIFKTEPERQKNLWEITNYALKSFREAGFEIGDTESPIIPLYVRDTDKTFEVTKLAFDEGVFINPVIPPACAPQDTLVRFALMATHTKEQVDFAIEKLIKCFKQLDLLK, from the coding sequence ATGGGATTATTACAAGAAAAATTTAGTAAATTCAGATTGCCTCAGATGTATATGGAAAGAGGCGTTTACCCTTATTTCCGTGAGATTGACAGCGCACAGGACACAGAGGTGATGATGGACGGAAAAAAGGTGCTGATGTTTGGTTCAAACTCTTACATGGGCTTGACTCACGACCAAAGAATTATTGACGCGGCCATTGCAGCGACTCGCAAATACGGTACGGGATGTGCCGGTTCCCGTCTGTTGAACGGAACACTTGATATCCACGTACAGCTGGAAAAAGAGTTGGCCGAATTCGTAGGAAAAGATGAAGCACTCTGCTTCTCCACAGGTTTTACCGTAAATGAAGGCGTGATTCCTCAGTTGGCCGGACGTGGCGACTATATCATTTGCGACGACCGCGACCACGCATCTATCGTAGACGGACGCCGTCTTTCTTTTGCCACTCAGCTGAAATACAAGCATAATGACATGGAGGCTTTGGAGAAAGAACTCCAGAAATGCGAACCGGATGCCGTGAAGCTGATTGTGGTGGACAGTGTGTTCTCTATGGAAGGCGACCTGGCCAACCTGCCGGAAATTGTCCGCCTGAAGAAAAAATACAATGCCAGCATCTATGTGGACGAAGCACACGGACTGGGTGTCTTCGGTCGGGAAGGCCGCGGCGTATGCGACCACTTCGGCGTAACGGAAGACATCGACCTGATTATGGGTACGTTCAGCAAGTCACTGGCATCCATCGGTGGTTTCGTAGCCGGTGACAAGGACGTCATCAACTGGTTGCGCCACAATGCCCGTTCTTATATCTTCCAGGCCAGCAACACTCCGGCCGCTACTGCTGCCGCCAGAGAGGCCATCCATATTTTCAAGACCGAACCGGAACGTCAGAAGAACCTGTGGGAGATTACCAATTATGCCTTGAAGAGCTTCCGTGAGGCTGGCTTTGAAATCGGCGATACGGAAAGCCCGATTATCCCGTTGTACGTGCGCGATACGGACAAGACTTTCGAAGTGACCAAGCTGGCCTTCGATGAAGGGGTATTCATCAACCCGGTAATCCCGCCGGCCTGTGCGCCTCAGGACACGCTGGTGCGCTTTGCACTGATGGCTACTCATACCAAGGAACAGGTGGATTTCGCCATCGAAAAATTGATCAAGTGCTTCAAACAACTGGATTTATTGAAATAA
- a CDS encoding diacylglycerol kinase family protein, translating into MDTKKRIIFVVNPISGTHGKEFILKLIERELDRSKYEYSIRKTEYAGHASEIAAQAAAEGADIVVAIGGDGTINEIGRALIHTDTAMGIIPCGSGNGLARHLHIPMEPKGAINVLNAGRVKTIDYGIIDNHPFFCTCGVGFDAFVSLKFADSGKRGLLTYLENTLHESLTYQPETYEIENSTGTVRYKAFLIACANASQYGNNAYIAPQASLTDGMMDITILEPFTVLDVPSLSIQLFTRTLDQNSRIKTMKDKSIIIHREKEGVFHFDGDPAMGGKDLKVEIIHQGLHVIAPIRPKRMPSPPLNILQHFTDFIGRRPFTETIAQKHRQLLMLNQHILRRLSKK; encoded by the coding sequence ATGGATACGAAAAAGCGAATCATCTTTGTGGTAAATCCTATATCCGGAACCCACGGAAAGGAATTCATACTGAAGCTCATCGAGCGGGAACTGGACAGGTCGAAATATGAATATTCCATCCGAAAGACCGAATATGCCGGACATGCTTCCGAGATAGCCGCACAGGCTGCCGCGGAAGGGGCAGATATCGTGGTGGCTATCGGCGGAGACGGAACCATCAACGAAATAGGACGGGCGCTCATCCATACGGATACGGCCATGGGAATCATTCCCTGCGGTTCGGGAAACGGACTGGCGCGCCATCTGCACATCCCCATGGAGCCCAAGGGGGCCATCAACGTGCTGAACGCCGGACGGGTCAAGACCATCGACTATGGAATTATCGACAACCATCCCTTCTTCTGTACGTGCGGAGTGGGATTCGACGCTTTCGTGAGCCTGAAATTTGCGGATTCCGGGAAAAGGGGCTTGCTCACCTATCTGGAAAACACCTTGCACGAGAGTCTTACGTACCAGCCGGAGACGTATGAGATAGAGAATTCAACGGGCACCGTCCGCTACAAGGCTTTCCTGATTGCCTGCGCCAACGCATCACAATACGGGAACAATGCCTACATCGCCCCGCAGGCTTCCCTGACCGACGGGATGATGGACATCACCATCCTGGAGCCTTTCACGGTACTGGATGTGCCTTCGCTTTCCATCCAGCTGTTTACCCGGACGCTCGACCAGAACAGCCGTATCAAGACGATGAAAGACAAAAGCATCATCATCCACCGGGAAAAGGAAGGGGTGTTCCATTTCGACGGTGACCCGGCAATGGGAGGAAAAGACCTGAAGGTGGAAATCATCCATCAGGGACTGCATGTCATCGCTCCCATCCGGCCGAAGCGTATGCCGTCGCCCCCTCTGAACATCCTGCAACATTTCACTGATTTCATCGGCCGGCGTCCGTTTACCGAGACCATCGCCCAGAAGCACCGCCAGCTCCTGATGCTGAACCAGCATATTCTGAGAAGGCTCTCCAAGAAATAA
- a CDS encoding tRNA1(Val) (adenine(37)-N6)-methyltransferase, producing the protein MPNPFFQFKQFVVFHDKCAMKVGTDGVLAGAWAQVEGAARILDIGTGSGLIALMLAQRNPQAFVTAVDIDGAAVEQARENVARSSWADRMEVTQLDIRQAPEDWKGRFDAIVSNPPYFVEAVKCPHAQRNTARHTDALDFEALLEKAAFLLSGEGCFSVILPATAAPDFVALALKQGLSLSRQTWVHPRAGLPPKRVLMAFVKSACVQTETCHLAIEMERHVYTPEFETLAKPFYLAL; encoded by the coding sequence ATGCCGAATCCCTTTTTTCAATTCAAGCAATTTGTAGTTTTTCACGATAAATGTGCCATGAAAGTGGGCACGGACGGAGTGTTGGCGGGTGCCTGGGCGCAGGTGGAAGGAGCCGCCCGCATCTTGGACATCGGTACCGGGAGCGGACTGATTGCCCTGATGCTGGCCCAGCGGAACCCACAGGCTTTCGTGACGGCGGTCGACATTGACGGAGCCGCCGTGGAGCAGGCGCGGGAGAACGTGGCCCGTTCGTCTTGGGCCGACCGGATGGAGGTGACTCAGCTGGACATCCGGCAGGCACCGGAAGACTGGAAGGGCCGTTTCGATGCGATTGTGTCGAACCCGCCCTATTTCGTGGAAGCGGTGAAATGCCCTCATGCCCAGCGGAATACGGCACGGCATACCGATGCGCTGGATTTTGAAGCGCTTCTGGAAAAGGCGGCTTTTTTGCTCTCAGGCGAAGGATGTTTCTCGGTGATACTTCCCGCTACCGCCGCTCCTGATTTTGTGGCGCTGGCTTTGAAACAAGGCCTGTCTCTTTCGCGTCAGACATGGGTACATCCCCGTGCCGGACTTCCTCCCAAGCGGGTGCTGATGGCCTTTGTCAAGTCGGCTTGCGTGCAGACCGAAACCTGCCATCTGGCCATTGAAATGGAGCGTCACGTCTATACGCCGGAGTTTGAAACACTGGCCAAGCCGTTCTATCTGGCCTTGTAG